The following is a genomic window from Chloracidobacterium sp..
TGAGTGAGACGGTTGAAAGAACCGTTACTTCTTTCCAGCTCGTGCCGTCGCCTTCCTTAACCTGAACAATGCTCTGAATGTCAGCGGCCTGACGAGAAAGGTGACGTCCGTCATCAGCGATCAAATTGTCGTTGCTGCTCATTTATCGCGTATTACCTGCTGAAACTATTCGATACCATCAAGCGGAAAATGACGATCGATGAACTCCAAATGAAGACGAGGGATGCCGTCCTGACCGACCCTTCTGCCGCGAACGACAGAGATTATAGTAACACCGAACCTTTCGCTCGTAACACGTACGAAAGTGCCGGGAGACAGGTCGAATTGGCTGAAAACAGCCGCACCGCTGAGGCTTATGTTCTCAGTGACCGTGGCTTCGCTATTGGTAACGTTCCCCTGTTCGTCGATCAATTCGAGGACCAGAGGCTCGGGTATGAAAAGGCGTGATTGCTTGCGGAGATCCTTTGGCAGGTCGCTGTCATCAGCCATAAGGTCCGCAAGTTTCATCTTCCAAAAGCCTTCTGCGGTCTCGTCCTTGTGACTAATATCGTAAAGGCGCGACGGATGGTCAAGATAATCGCTCGGCGGAGTGCGGCCGATAAAGGCGACGCCGACCGCAAACGTTTGGTTCGGGCCTGACGTGATCGCGATGCAGCGTCTTATAAGGCCCCAAATGCGATATTGGGCTTCGGCATAGTCGTAGCATCTCAACTGCCGAGGCATCGGAATTGTCAGAGCGATCAGGCGGCCGCGTTTTACGGGCCGTTTTAACGTAAAGCCGGCGCCGAATGCCGACACGTCCGTAAGCCGTGTTACCTCGGTCCAATTGACCTTTGTGTCGAGCTTTACTTCAACTCGTGCGGGCAGCGGAAGAGCGATGCGCTGAATGCGTCGATTCTCTTTTTGAGTGGGCGTTGCGGGCGCTTTCGGATGATCGCCAAGCACTTCGTTAGAAAGTATGTTTTGCATAGGTTTAGACAACTTGGGATCGGTTGTTCGGCCTCAGAGATCGGGTCGTTTCGGGGATGTTCGCGTTGGTTGCGACACAGGCTTTTCGCCTGTATAATTTAGAAATAATTAAGGCACTGTCTTTTCCAGATTTTTTCGGGGCCGCCGTAAATTTTTCCTGACCGTAAGCCGCAGCCTTTCCTATTCCAAATACGATGGATTCATTACTAGAACGTAATCAAATAAATATCGAAGACGAGATGCGCCGTTCGTATCTCGATTACGCAATGTCGGTCATCATCGGCCGGGCCTTGCCTGATGTGCGTGACGGCCTCAAACCGGTTCACCGCCGTGTTTTGTGGGCGATGAGTGAACTCGGGAACACGCACGGCAAGCCGTATAAGAAATCGGCGCGTGTGGTGGGCGATACGATCGGTAAATATCATCCGCACGGCGACACCGCAGTTTACGACACGGTCGTGAGGCTGGCTCAGGACTTTTCGCTTCGCTATCCGCTGGTTGACGGGCAGGGAAATTTCGGCTCGATAGACGGTGACAATCCCGCGGCGATGCGATATACCGAGGTTCGCCTCCAGAAGATCGCGAATGAAGTGCTTGCGGATATTGAGAAGGAAACGGTTGATTTTCAGCCGAACTATGACGATTCCTTGTCTGAGCCGAAAGTGCTTCCGACCAGGATCCCGCTCCTTCTTGTAAATGGTTCAGAAGGCATTGCCGTGGGAATGGCGACAAAGATACCGCCGCATAACCTCACCGAGATATTGGACGGAACCATCGCCTTGTTGAATGACCACACGCTTACCGTCGATGACCTCATCAAGTTCATTCCGGGCCCTGACTTTCCGACCGCAGGCTTCATATATGGCCGCGAGGGCATAGTCAGCGCATACAAGACGGGCCGAGGCATCATACAGATGCGTGCGAAGGCTGTTGTTGACGAGATCGGACGCGGCGAACGTACCCGAAACGCCATCGTCGTAACCGAGATACCCTATCAGATCAATAAGGCAAAGCTCCACGAACGTATTGCCGAGCTTGTCCACGAGCGCAAACTTGACGGCGTTTCTGAGGTCCGCGATGAATCGAGCCGCGAAGGGATGCGCCTTGTCATCGAGTTGAAGCGTGACGCGATCCCGCAAGTCATCCTGAACAAGCTCTACAAACTAACGCCGATGCAGTCGTCATTCGGCATTATTAACATCGCGATCGTTGACGGCCAGCCGAAATTATTGACGCTCAAGGATATGCTTGCGGCGTTCATCGAGTTTCGCCGCGAAGTCGTCAGGCGGCGGACGGAATTCGACCTCAAGAAGGCGCAG
Proteins encoded in this region:
- a CDS encoding PilZ domain-containing protein, which gives rise to MQNILSNEVLGDHPKAPATPTQKENRRIQRIALPLPARVEVKLDTKVNWTEVTRLTDVSAFGAGFTLKRPVKRGRLIALTIPMPRQLRCYDYAEAQYRIWGLIRRCIAITSGPNQTFAVGVAFIGRTPPSDYLDHPSRLYDISHKDETAEGFWKMKLADLMADDSDLPKDLRKQSRLFIPEPLVLELIDEQGNVTNSEATVTENISLSGAAVFSQFDLSPGTFVRVTSERFGVTIISVVRGRRVGQDGIPRLHLEFIDRHFPLDGIE